GACTCCGCCATGGGCATAAATCTCTGCAGCTAATCTATGTACTTCAGGATCACGACCAAGGTCATAGGCAGCACCGTGGCCTCCGGCAGCAAAAACAATATCGTAGTCTTTACTATTGACCTCACTTGCCTTCTTTACCTGTTTTACAGCTTTCCCAAACCCAGAACTTGAATCTTCCAATatttccttctccttaCCACTGAGGAAATCCGGTGCCAATGAGTGTTCATCCCAACCAAAAGTGCCTGTCTCCGAAACAAAGTCCACTTCGGCCCCCTGTTTGACAAAGACCTGGTATGGATGCAAGGCTTCCATTGCAAAGACACCTGTCTTTGCTCCGTCTGGGTAAAATGGTTCGTTGTAGCTCGATAAAACAATCAGTACCTTTGTCATATTATCAATGTCGATTTGAGTTATAGACTAGatgattcaattgaccacCCAGCAAGCATCTGGGTATTTTATATATTACTGCCAATTACTGAACTGACGTATTATTGCTATTTCGTTAATGCGCACTATTGCTGAAGAACCTTATTCAGCCGTACTTACGTGATTTCCCTTATGTGAAATGTCGCGAAGGAAGGCGAACAAAATGCTTCATCAAGTTAATTGACCAAATGGCGTATCGACGATAATTTCGCTCACCAGATTAGGGTTCGGCGACTATGAGGTACGAACAGCCGGGGAAGGAAGAGCACACAGTATGCTGACAAAAAGAACAAAGCACGAGTGTCCACTGGTGCTAGCTCAATGGAATTCGTTGCACTAACAGCACTAACGAATGcaaagaacttcaatttaGGGATAAAGAAGtttgatttcttcctgGAACGATATAGTCGTCAAAATATTAACCATGACATGGGAGGTATTGCTGTAGAGAACCAACACCATACTGGATGGAAGTTTTCTTGTTGAGGAATGCCTCTAACTAATCACATCCTGCctgattcaaagaaggGCCTAGACGATGGATTATCCCTCTTAAGAATCATTGTCTGTGCCttcaatcaagaagataatGCAATTCCAACGCACGAAAGAATTATTGCACATACAATGACAAACGCGACCCAAAGATCTCCGTTGCCTTGGTAAAAAACTAATCAATAAAATAGAAGAAACTGGTGTGCTTCTCACTGAGGCCCACAAATGCCATTTTTTGGCAAGAAGTGTGCGAAGGAAGGATATAACCCTCCAAATAACTTGAATTCCGGGAAAATAGAAGAAAATATGATGTGTGTTTTCAAATACCGGCCATCCCTGAGATCCAAAGAGTCCATCACCTTTAACAGCAATGCTGAGGGAAACGAGAGGTTTGTCGCTTCATCTAAAAAGTAGATTGGACAattgttaaagatgaaCCCTGGGATAACAATAAAGTTGTGAATGTAGAGCGCgaaaattcaaagatgaaatgATGAGCAAATACCTGGAGAATACACTACAACAAAGGAGAACGTCACggatctttcaaagagaaatgCCGCATGTGAAGCATTTCCTGGAACTGTAAAGTATATTCATCTAATGAGAACTATAGATCTTTTGGTGGTACTTCAGAATTATGTTCGAGGCACGAAAAAGCGAACCTGATCAATTTCGTCATAGGCGGCTTGAGCGTTCTGTAATCTGGGGGGGATGCCATCGACTTTCATCTTCGCATTTAGAGTCCCAAGCACTCGCTTTCTTTCAAGGCTTGACATTAGAATCCCTGGGACTTCGCTCTGTTTGCTCCAAGGTACGCCATTACTTAATGTATTTCTATTTGATTAAAAATGTAACATGAACTGCCTGAAAAACCTGCGTTCCTTTGAGCAATCTCGAGGTTTGTTAACAACAATAGATGCGGCTGCTGTTGGCCGAGTCGCTTGCTTAACTTACTAAGTCGCCTGTATGCTATCAAAACTCAGGCTGTAAAATGAACGCCGAGGCGTATCTCGATTTCATAGTACGCAACGCGGATCATGGTAGTGTGTAAAACTTATGTACGAAGCACCACATCTTGGAACGAGTAGCTAACGCTTCATCTCTCGGTCGGCAGATAACAAAATTATGTTAAGGAGTCAACTCAAGTACGATGACATCCACTTCATAGCTTTTACTCATGACTGTATCTTCACTATCATGGTGACTTTCGCGTATCAGCGCGCGTCGGCATTAAATGATAAGAAGGCCCGACTTCTGTCTGAAACCAGACAATAATACAAGATACAAAAGGGATAGAGAATGGATGGACTAGATCAATTTCAGGTTCTGGGGATCTACACTTAATCACCACCAGTTATTGTTGACTGAAAGAGCACAAAAAATGAGTGCCATATCATCTCAAAATCCTGAAAAGCAGACCTACGGATTGCGAAAACCGAAAGCTGCTTATTTTCCCCAGCCTGGATCGAAGCTGTATGCTGACAAGGACTTATATCAAAAGATCGCAAATAGTAAGAAGCGCCTAGTCAAGACCTACCTGATCCAACCAAGAAGTGCGCTAGCGGTAGAAATTCCAGCTAAAAGCATATTTCGGCTGACAACACCTGAGGGTCCCCAGGTCGGCGATCTGAACATTTGGAATCGGCATAATCCAAGAGAACGATTCTGGGCTGCCCGTACAAGACAGTTACACAGTGCCCATGTTTCAACTTATGACAGATTGTGGTCGAATTTGCCATATTTGAGGCCTTTGGTCACCATCATTGGCGATACTTTGGGTGGGAGACACGATGAATGGGGAGGCAGAGTTCACGACACTCTAGGAACTAGATACGATCCCTATGTGGACAAACTAATCAGCGGCGAAGACAATGATTTCCACTGTCACTCGAATCTAACCCGGGCTGTGCTCCCCTACGGTCTCACAGAATTCGATGTTCATGATGTACTTAATGTATTTCAAGTTACTGGACTCAATGAGTACGATCAATACTTCATGGAAGCCTGTCCTTCTGAAAAGACAGACTTCTTTGAATGTTTTGCCGAGCAGGATCTGTTGGTAGCTCTTTCCGCTTGTCCTGGAGGCGATCTGTCTAATTGGGACTGGGGTGAAGACAAAGACAAAGTCGATCAAATGGGCATGATAGATACTTGCAGACGGCTTCAAATTGAGGTTTACCAACTTGAAGATCCCGAAACAGCTTTGCAGGGCTGGGAAGAGCCTCaatttccaaaatatcGTGGGAACCATGGATTGAAAATATCTTCAAGCCAAGAGTAAGCGTAAAGCTAGTACCGGAAATCCCACAGCATAGACATGTCAGTAGGTGATTCTGATTGATGAGTGATTGTTA
Above is a window of Torulaspora delbrueckii CBS 1146 chromosome 6, complete genome DNA encoding:
- the HSP31 gene encoding glutathione-independent methylglyoxalase; its protein translation is MTKVLIVLSSYNEPFYPDGAKTGVFAMEALHPYQVFVKQGAEVDFVSETGTFGWDEHSLAPDFLSGKEKEILEDSSSGFGKAVKQVKKASEVNSKDYDIVFAAGGHGAAYDLGRDPEVHRLAAEIYAHGGVVAAVCHGPVIFDGLKKLDGELLIKDRKLTGFTDEGEVIMKVDKLMEEKGMKTVKQIAKINGGCYVQPKDPWESFVVVDGKIVTGVNPASAGETATKSLAAFGQ
- the TDEL0F00120 gene encoding urea carboxylase-associated family protein → MSAISSQNPEKQTYGLRKPKAAYFPQPGSKLYADKDLYQKIANSKKRLVKTYLIQPRSALAVEIPAKSIFRLTTPEGPQVGDLNIWNRHNPRERFWAARTRQLHSAHVSTYDRLWSNLPYLRPLVTIIGDTLGGRHDEWGGRVHDTLGTRYDPYVDKLISGEDNDFHCHSNLTRAVLPYGLTEFDVHDVLNVFQVTGLNEYDQYFMEACPSEKTDFFECFAEQDLLVALSACPGGDLSNWDWGEDKDKVDQMGMIDTCRRLQIEVYQLEDPETALQGWEEPQFPKYRGNHGLKISSSQE